In a single window of the Halobaculum lipolyticum genome:
- a CDS encoding MBL fold metallo-hydrolase, with the protein MIHNLAAGVQAFTSNAFLVSGPASADAPAADDDGDAGRRVLVDTGSNFDILPLVDERVDGLDAVVLTHTHHDHVGNVDAVCDAYDVETWGFDTEQPSVDNAIPDEGTVELGLGSYEALHTPGHKDDHLCFYDEAAGVLFAGDLIFQNGGFGRTDLEEGDRPTLIRSLDRVRDRVGDDLAELHVGHGPSVLDAPFDHVELAARAARTR; encoded by the coding sequence ATGATCCACAACCTCGCCGCGGGCGTGCAGGCGTTCACCAGCAACGCGTTCCTCGTCTCCGGTCCCGCGAGCGCCGACGCGCCCGCCGCGGACGACGACGGCGACGCCGGCCGCCGCGTCCTCGTCGACACCGGGTCGAACTTCGATATCCTCCCACTGGTCGACGAACGCGTCGACGGTCTCGACGCGGTGGTCCTCACCCACACCCACCACGACCACGTCGGCAACGTCGACGCCGTGTGCGACGCCTACGACGTCGAGACGTGGGGGTTCGACACGGAGCAGCCGAGCGTCGACAACGCCATCCCGGACGAGGGAACCGTCGAGTTGGGGCTGGGGAGCTACGAGGCGCTGCACACGCCGGGACACAAGGACGACCACCTCTGCTTCTACGACGAGGCCGCGGGCGTGCTGTTCGCCGGCGACCTGATCTTCCAGAACGGCGGCTTCGGGCGAACCGACTTGGAGGAGGGCGACCGGCCGACCCTGATCCGGAGCCTCGACCGCGTCCGCGACCGCGTCGGCGACGACCTCGCGGAACTGCACGTCGGCCACGGTCCGAGCGTGCTGGACGCGCCGTTCGACCACGTCGAACTCGCCGCGCGGGCGGCTCGGACGCGGTAG
- a CDS encoding DUF5827 family protein, with protein sequence MPTDKAEFSALYPCDFYTPEELLEPESMYTVYEIARLLQGLEPDADIDEGTEEILLDWAIPWVMNNADDLVVAEPRTDDEPGYYGLRAEGDLADEDPAE encoded by the coding sequence ATGCCGACGGACAAAGCGGAGTTCTCCGCGCTGTACCCCTGCGACTTCTACACGCCCGAGGAACTGCTGGAGCCGGAGTCGATGTACACCGTCTACGAGATCGCTCGCCTCCTCCAGGGGTTGGAGCCGGACGCCGACATCGACGAGGGGACCGAGGAGATCCTGCTCGACTGGGCCATCCCGTGGGTGATGAACAACGCCGACGACCTCGTCGTCGCGGAGCCGCGCACGGACGACGAACCGGGGTACTACGGGCTGCGGGCGGAGGGGGACCTCGCGGACGAGGACCCCGCGGAGTAG
- a CDS encoding cupin domain-containing protein, producing the protein MEHVDIDDVDEGGFGNGVTMRPLADPLGAEDLAINHYRLEPGEGFSGGLHTHLDQEELFVVLSGTATFETMDDEVEVGAGEAIRFAPGEYQTGRNEGEEPVEALALGAPANSTEVRVPAECRECGHDALAAIPAEDGMAFECPECGAAADLPS; encoded by the coding sequence ATGGAGCACGTCGACATCGACGACGTAGACGAGGGCGGCTTCGGGAACGGCGTGACGATGCGGCCGCTCGCGGACCCGCTCGGCGCCGAGGACCTCGCGATCAACCACTACCGACTGGAGCCGGGCGAGGGGTTCTCCGGCGGCCTGCACACGCACCTCGATCAGGAGGAACTGTTCGTCGTCCTCTCGGGCACGGCGACGTTCGAGACGATGGACGACGAGGTCGAGGTCGGCGCGGGCGAGGCGATCCGGTTCGCGCCCGGCGAGTACCAGACGGGGCGCAACGAGGGCGAGGAGCCGGTCGAGGCGCTCGCGCTCGGCGCGCCCGCGAACTCCACGGAGGTCAGGGTGCCCGCCGAGTGTCGCGAGTGCGGCCACGACGCGCTCGCGGCGATCCCCGCCGAGGACGGCATGGCGTTCGAGTGCCCCGAGTGCGGCGCCGCGGCGGACCTCCCGTCGTAA
- a CDS encoding MBL fold metallo-hydrolase — translation MDLADGVYALELAIERPDGDVTFRPVAVETPKGPLLLDTGIPGQADALADALAAHGVALADVRAVVLTHHDGDHAGSLSAVVDAAADPAVFVHEAAAPFVDGRSFPIKSDPQDGRYPAVPVDVELRDGVTFRTDAGPMRAVFTPGHAPGHLAFHFPEAGLLLAGDALRVEDGALVGPAEQFTPDMAEATRSVGRLAELEVDTVHCFHGGTVDATSDEVAAVADSLAADRRD, via the coding sequence ATGGACCTCGCCGACGGCGTGTACGCGTTGGAACTCGCCATCGAGCGACCGGACGGCGACGTGACGTTCCGCCCGGTCGCCGTCGAGACGCCGAAGGGACCGCTCCTGCTCGACACCGGCATCCCGGGGCAGGCGGACGCGCTCGCCGACGCGCTGGCGGCGCACGGTGTCGCCCTCGCCGACGTGCGGGCGGTCGTGCTCACCCACCACGACGGCGACCACGCGGGGTCGCTGTCGGCCGTCGTCGACGCCGCCGCCGACCCCGCGGTGTTCGTCCACGAGGCGGCGGCGCCGTTCGTCGACGGCCGGTCGTTCCCGATCAAGAGCGACCCCCAGGACGGCCGCTACCCCGCGGTGCCGGTCGACGTGGAACTCCGAGACGGCGTGACGTTTCGGACGGACGCGGGGCCGATGCGGGCGGTGTTCACGCCCGGTCACGCGCCGGGCCACCTCGCGTTCCACTTCCCGGAGGCGGGACTGCTGCTCGCGGGCGACGCGCTCCGCGTCGAGGACGGCGCGCTCGTCGGCCCGGCCGAACAGTTCACGCCCGATATGGCCGAGGCGACGCGCTCGGTCGGCCGGCTGGCGGAGTTGGAGGTTGACACCGTCCACTGCTTCCACGGGGGGACCGTCGACGCGACGAGCGACGAGGTGGCGGCGGTGGCCGACTCGCTCGCGGCCGACCGCCGCGACTGA
- the sod gene encoding superoxide dismutase, whose amino-acid sequence MSYELDPLPYDYDALEPHISEQVLTWHHDTHHQGYVNGWNSAEETLAENRESGDFGSSPGAIRNVTHNSSGHILHDLFWQNMSPEGGDEPSGALADRIAEDFGSYEAWKGEFEAAAGNASGWALLVYDTFSNQLRNVVVDKHDQGAIWGGHPILALDVWEHSYYYDYGPARGDFVSAFFEVVDWDEPSTRYEQAVELFE is encoded by the coding sequence ATGAGCTACGAACTCGATCCGCTGCCGTACGACTACGACGCCCTCGAACCGCACATCAGCGAGCAGGTGCTCACGTGGCACCACGACACCCACCACCAGGGCTACGTCAACGGCTGGAACAGCGCCGAGGAGACCCTTGCCGAGAACCGCGAGAGCGGCGACTTCGGCTCCTCGCCCGGTGCGATCCGCAACGTCACGCACAACTCCTCGGGTCACATCCTGCACGACCTGTTCTGGCAGAACATGAGCCCCGAGGGCGGCGACGAGCCGTCGGGTGCGCTCGCGGACCGCATCGCCGAGGACTTCGGCTCTTACGAGGCGTGGAAGGGCGAGTTCGAAGCCGCCGCCGGCAACGCCAGCGGCTGGGCGCTGCTCGTCTACGACACGTTCTCGAACCAGCTCCGTAACGTCGTCGTCGACAAGCACGACCAGGGCGCCATCTGGGGCGGCCACCCGATCCTCGCGCTCGACGTCTGGGAGCACTCGTACTACTACGACTACGGCCCGGCCCGCGGCGACTTCGTCTCCGCGTTCTTCGAGGTCGTCGACTGGGACGAACCCAGCACGCGCTACGAGCAGGCCGTCGAGCTGTTCGAGTAA
- a CDS encoding MFS transporter, protein MREWRGVGLVAGWQVSASVCFYAVFAATAFLRADFGLTRFRTGLAVTAVIGGYTLALFAAGAVVDAYGERRPMVAGLLMMAVGCVAVAFAPSYPLVLAALFFVGVAYATAMPATNRAVLVVAPEGARNLAMNVKQVGVTVGSGLSAAVVTAAGTGGDWGTGFLVAAGVAVLVALVFAGYEGRSGSGALALPDVRGLLSGGSYRGLLVAGFFLGAAVFTTTGYVVLHMTDSVLASAAVAGGTLAAIQVTGSLGRLGGGAVADRLAIPAATANARVLLVQAVVTAVGFVAVTLVGTPLVAAAAFALLGFFVLGFPGMYYGCLTALVDDDEVGAATAGGQTAINLGGLLAPPAFGYLADTAGYALGWYGLAGCAALAALALVPLVRE, encoded by the coding sequence GTGCGCGAGTGGCGCGGCGTCGGACTGGTCGCGGGGTGGCAGGTGTCCGCGAGCGTCTGCTTCTACGCGGTGTTCGCGGCGACGGCGTTCCTCCGGGCGGACTTCGGTCTCACGCGGTTCCGGACAGGGCTGGCCGTGACGGCGGTCATCGGCGGCTACACGCTCGCGCTGTTCGCCGCCGGCGCCGTCGTCGACGCCTACGGGGAGCGGCGCCCGATGGTCGCCGGCCTCCTCATGATGGCCGTCGGCTGTGTCGCCGTCGCGTTCGCGCCCTCCTACCCGCTGGTACTCGCTGCCCTGTTCTTCGTGGGTGTCGCCTACGCGACGGCGATGCCCGCGACGAACCGCGCGGTGTTGGTCGTCGCCCCGGAGGGCGCCCGCAACCTCGCGATGAACGTGAAGCAGGTCGGCGTCACCGTCGGCTCGGGGCTGTCGGCGGCCGTCGTCACCGCCGCGGGCACCGGGGGCGACTGGGGCACGGGCTTCCTCGTCGCCGCCGGCGTCGCCGTGCTCGTCGCGCTCGTGTTCGCCGGCTACGAGGGTCGGAGCGGGTCCGGCGCGCTCGCGCTGCCGGACGTACGCGGCCTGCTGTCGGGCGGCAGCTACCGCGGACTGCTCGTCGCGGGCTTCTTCCTCGGCGCGGCGGTGTTCACCACGACCGGCTACGTCGTCCTCCACATGACCGACTCGGTGCTCGCCTCCGCGGCGGTCGCCGGCGGGACGCTCGCGGCGATACAGGTGACCGGGAGCCTCGGCCGGCTCGGCGGCGGCGCCGTCGCCGACCGCCTCGCGATCCCCGCGGCGACGGCGAACGCGCGGGTCCTGTTGGTGCAGGCGGTCGTCACCGCGGTCGGCTTCGTCGCCGTCACGCTCGTCGGCACGCCGCTGGTCGCCGCGGCGGCGTTCGCGCTGTTGGGCTTCTTCGTGCTCGGGTTCCCCGGGATGTACTACGGCTGTCTCACCGCGCTCGTCGACGACGACGAGGTGGGGGCGGCGACGGCGGGCGGCCAGACCGCCATCAACCTCGGCGGCCTGCTCGCGCCGCCGGCGTTCGGCTACCTCGCGGACACCGCCGGCTACGCGCTCGGCTGGTACGGACTCGCGGGCTGTGCGGCGCTGGCGGCCCTCGCACTGGTGCCGCTCGTGCGAGAGTGA
- a CDS encoding DJ-1/PfpI family protein, whose translation MDIAVVLYEGFDELDAVGPFEVFRNAEAAGADFHTRLVALDGPGSVTASHGMRVESEGALPDPGEVDLLVVPGGGWNDRNSVGAWAEYERGAIPAAVAAHHDAGATVASVCTGGMLLAKAGVFDGRPAVTHASALDDLRETDADVREERVVDDGDVLSAGGVTSGIDLALHLVEREAGAEVAESVATTMEYTRQHAAYEPGAIAGGD comes from the coding sequence ATGGACATCGCCGTAGTGCTGTACGAGGGGTTCGACGAGTTGGACGCGGTCGGCCCGTTCGAGGTGTTCCGCAACGCCGAGGCCGCGGGCGCGGACTTCCACACCCGACTGGTCGCGCTCGACGGGCCGGGGTCGGTGACCGCGAGCCACGGGATGCGCGTCGAGAGCGAGGGCGCACTCCCCGACCCGGGCGAGGTGGACCTGCTCGTCGTTCCCGGCGGCGGCTGGAACGACCGCAACAGCGTCGGCGCGTGGGCCGAGTACGAGCGCGGCGCGATCCCGGCGGCCGTCGCCGCCCACCACGACGCCGGCGCGACGGTCGCCTCCGTCTGCACCGGCGGGATGTTGCTCGCGAAGGCAGGCGTGTTCGACGGCCGTCCGGCGGTCACCCACGCCTCCGCGCTCGACGACCTCCGCGAGACGGACGCCGACGTGCGCGAGGAGCGGGTCGTCGACGACGGCGACGTGCTCTCGGCGGGCGGCGTCACCTCCGGCATCGACCTGGCGCTCCACCTCGTCGAGCGCGAGGCCGGCGCCGAGGTGGCCGAGTCGGTGGCGACGACGATGGAGTACACCCGCCAGCACGCGGCGTACGAGCCGGGAGCCATCGCCGGCGGGGACTGA
- a CDS encoding cryptochrome/photolyase family protein: MRLFWHRRDLRVADNRGLAAAADDGTVVPVFVFDDDVLAHGAAPRVRFMLDALAALRAAYRERGSDLVVARGDPAEELPRLAADHDADAVVWNEDYSGLARERDARVRMALDEAGVARETRHDAVHHEPGTITTNQGEPYAVYTYFWKKWRDRDKHDPFAAPGADDLVAADAVAGDDLPSIGELGFTDPEADVQTAGTAAARERLAAFCGDAVYRYDEDRDYPAKHATSRLSTDLKWGTIGIREVYEATADAKSAAASDGDDDAVEAVEEFQSQLAWREFYTQVLWANPEVVSRNYKEYEHPIEWRDDDEAMADLAAWKEGKTGYPIVDAGMRQLKEEAYMHNRVRMIVASFLTKDLLIDWRHGYEHFKEHLADHDTANDNGGWQWAASTGTDAQPYFRIFNPMTQGERYDPDAEYVGEYVPELGSVSAENVHSWHELSVGRRRQLAPKYPDPVVDHSEMRERALSMFKRARGEEDEGASAD, encoded by the coding sequence ATGCGACTGTTCTGGCACCGGCGGGACCTGCGGGTCGCGGACAACCGGGGTCTCGCGGCGGCGGCCGACGACGGCACGGTCGTGCCCGTGTTCGTGTTCGACGACGACGTGCTCGCCCACGGCGCCGCCCCGCGCGTCCGCTTCATGCTCGACGCGCTCGCCGCCCTCCGTGCGGCCTACCGCGAGCGCGGCTCGGATCTGGTCGTCGCCCGCGGCGACCCGGCCGAGGAACTCCCCCGGCTCGCCGCCGACCACGACGCCGACGCGGTGGTCTGGAACGAGGACTACTCGGGACTGGCTCGCGAGCGCGACGCGCGGGTCCGGATGGCGCTCGACGAGGCCGGCGTCGCGCGCGAGACGCGCCACGACGCCGTCCACCACGAGCCGGGCACGATCACGACGAACCAAGGGGAGCCGTACGCCGTCTACACCTACTTCTGGAAGAAGTGGCGCGACCGCGACAAACACGACCCGTTCGCGGCGCCCGGCGCGGACGACCTCGTCGCGGCCGACGCCGTCGCCGGCGACGACCTCCCGAGCATCGGGGAGTTGGGCTTCACGGACCCCGAGGCCGACGTCCAGACGGCCGGCACCGCCGCCGCCCGCGAGCGGCTCGCCGCGTTCTGCGGGGACGCCGTCTACCGCTACGACGAGGACCGCGACTACCCCGCGAAACACGCGACCTCGCGGCTCTCGACGGACCTCAAGTGGGGGACGATCGGGATCCGCGAGGTGTACGAGGCGACGGCGGACGCGAAGTCGGCGGCGGCGAGCGACGGCGACGACGACGCCGTCGAGGCGGTCGAGGAGTTCCAGTCCCAACTCGCGTGGCGGGAGTTCTACACCCAAGTCCTCTGGGCGAACCCCGAGGTCGTGAGCCGGAACTACAAGGAGTACGAACACCCCATCGAGTGGCGCGACGACGACGAGGCGATGGCGGACTTGGCGGCGTGGAAGGAAGGGAAGACTGGCTACCCCATCGTCGACGCCGGGATGCGCCAACTGAAGGAGGAGGCGTACATGCACAACCGGGTTCGGATGATCGTCGCGTCGTTCCTCACGAAGGACCTCCTGATCGACTGGCGCCACGGCTACGAGCACTTCAAGGAGCACCTCGCGGACCACGACACCGCCAACGACAACGGCGGCTGGCAGTGGGCCGCCTCGACGGGGACCGACGCCCAGCCGTACTTCCGCATCTTCAACCCCATGACGCAGGGCGAACGCTACGACCCCGACGCCGAGTACGTCGGGGAGTACGTGCCGGAACTCGGCTCCGTCTCGGCCGAGAACGTCCACTCGTGGCACGAACTGTCGGTCGGTCGCCGGCGCCAACTCGCCCCGAAGTACCCCGACCCCGTCGTCGACCACTCGGAGATGCGCGAGCGGGCGCTGTCGATGTTCAAACGCGCCCGCGGCGAGGAGGACGAGGGGGCGAGCGCCGACTGA
- a CDS encoding TIGR04024 family LLM class F420-dependent oxidoreductase, whose translation MTHRDVSLPVAAQPSLDGLVSLAARAEGLGYDRAWLPETWGRDAVTTLALAAERTDTIGLGTSIVNAYSRSPALLGQTAATLQEASDGRFRLGLGPSGPAVIENWHGVEFGNPLKRTRETVEVTKRVLSGEPVSYDGDLFDLDGFRLRQGAPDTPVPVDAAGMGPKAVELCGRFADGWHALMLTPDGLRDRLDAFRRGAALGDRDADDLRVTVSLTCCAMADAERARDLARRHVVFYVAAMGDFYRNALAAQGHGDVADAVCDRWRDDDREGAKRALDDDLLDDLAAAGSPERARGTVERFASVDGVDAVAVSFPRAATDDDIRETMAAVAP comes from the coding sequence ATGACACACCGCGACGTCTCGCTGCCCGTCGCTGCCCAGCCGTCGCTCGACGGGCTGGTGTCGCTCGCCGCGCGGGCGGAGGGCCTCGGCTACGACCGCGCGTGGCTCCCGGAGACGTGGGGCCGCGACGCCGTGACGACGCTCGCGCTGGCGGCCGAGCGCACCGACACCATCGGTCTGGGCACGTCCATCGTGAACGCGTACTCCCGGTCGCCCGCGCTGCTCGGCCAGACCGCGGCCACGCTCCAGGAGGCGAGCGACGGCCGCTTCCGACTCGGGCTGGGTCCCTCCGGCCCGGCGGTGATCGAGAACTGGCACGGCGTCGAGTTCGGCAACCCCCTGAAGCGCACCCGCGAGACGGTCGAGGTGACGAAGCGGGTGTTGTCGGGCGAGCCGGTGTCCTACGACGGCGACCTGTTCGACCTCGACGGCTTCCGCCTGCGACAGGGAGCGCCCGACACGCCCGTCCCCGTCGACGCGGCGGGGATGGGACCGAAAGCCGTCGAACTGTGCGGTCGGTTCGCCGACGGCTGGCACGCGCTCATGCTCACACCGGACGGCCTCCGCGACCGGCTCGACGCGTTCCGGCGGGGCGCCGCGTTGGGCGACCGCGACGCCGACGACCTCCGAGTGACCGTGTCGCTCACCTGCTGTGCGATGGCCGACGCCGAGCGCGCCCGCGACCTCGCCCGCCGACACGTCGTGTTCTACGTCGCCGCGATGGGCGACTTCTACCGGAACGCGCTCGCCGCACAGGGCCACGGCGACGTCGCGGACGCGGTGTGCGACCGCTGGCGCGACGACGACCGCGAGGGCGCGAAGCGGGCGCTCGACGACGACCTGCTCGACGACCTCGCGGCCGCGGGGTCGCCCGAGCGGGCGCGCGGGACGGTCGAGCGGTTCGCGTCGGTCGACGGCGTCGACGCGGTCGCGGTGTCGTTCCCCCGCGCGGCAACGGACGACGACATCCGGGAGACGATGGCGGCGGTGGCCCCGTGA
- a CDS encoding DUF7351 domain-containing protein, with protein sequence MSDDGSAGEDRSDGAEEAAAAVAADDAFAALGDETRLRTVRELAAADRPLGFTDLFERVVDDPSKPSAGFAYHLRKLNGRYVDTDDDGDYRLTFAGRQAARALAAGVYTERVDREPEPIDGDCPVCSAASLEARIADNHVAVACVDCGTELLALPFPPSGVRGRDTADVLAAFDAYHRARLRQLADGVCPDCAGRARGPIAFVEPTDLPDVEDGESRPVVAGACAECDFSIRVPVSVALADHPTVVAFLDERGVDARERPLWNLGPEWSEAVLSTDPPAVRVSVALAGATLRLLVGNGPTVVDAERVEAAGGRGASGDDAEDQDATAAGSS encoded by the coding sequence GTGAGCGACGACGGATCCGCGGGCGAGGACCGGTCGGACGGTGCCGAGGAGGCGGCGGCCGCGGTGGCCGCCGACGACGCGTTCGCCGCGCTGGGCGACGAGACGCGACTGCGCACCGTGCGGGAACTGGCGGCCGCCGACCGCCCCCTCGGGTTCACCGACCTGTTCGAGCGCGTCGTCGACGACCCGTCGAAGCCGTCGGCGGGGTTCGCCTACCACCTCCGGAAACTGAACGGGCGCTACGTCGACACCGACGACGACGGCGACTACCGCCTCACCTTCGCCGGGCGACAGGCGGCCCGGGCGCTGGCCGCGGGGGTGTACACCGAGCGCGTCGACCGGGAACCGGAGCCGATCGACGGCGACTGTCCGGTGTGTTCGGCGGCGTCGCTGGAGGCGCGGATCGCGGACAACCACGTCGCCGTGGCCTGTGTCGACTGCGGGACGGAACTGCTCGCGCTCCCGTTCCCGCCGAGCGGCGTCCGCGGTCGCGACACCGCGGACGTGCTGGCCGCGTTCGACGCCTACCACCGTGCCCGGCTCCGCCAACTCGCCGACGGCGTCTGCCCGGACTGCGCCGGGCGCGCCCGGGGACCGATCGCGTTCGTCGAGCCGACCGACCTCCCGGACGTCGAAGACGGGGAGTCGCGGCCGGTCGTCGCCGGCGCCTGCGCGGAGTGCGACTTCTCGATCCGGGTGCCCGTCTCGGTCGCGCTCGCGGACCACCCGACCGTCGTCGCCTTCCTCGACGAACGGGGGGTCGACGCCCGCGAGCGCCCGCTGTGGAACCTCGGACCGGAGTGGAGCGAGGCCGTGTTGTCGACCGATCCGCCGGCGGTCAGAGTGTCGGTCGCGTTAGCGGGGGCGACGCTCCGACTGCTCGTCGGGAACGGACCGACCGTCGTCGACGCCGAACGGGTGGAAGCGGCGGGAGGACGCGGCGCCAGCGGGGACGACGCCGAGGATCAGGACGCGACCGCGGCGGGGTCGTCGTAG
- a CDS encoding proteasome subunit beta, with translation MDETGPGEASLGTTIVGIVASTDTVDSGPTPDGAANGPAAGDAVVLASDRRASLGRMVSSKDVEKVHPIGDAAALAFTGSVSGAQALVADLDAERRLYELRRGRRMSATALAGYAASAMRQQPYGVQHLLGGVDGDGAHLFTFDAGGSVLAQPFAADGSGGPFAYGTLEAGYVAGMRVDEAERLAARAVAAASERDTASGNGLQLVTVTADGVDSRVYDDPAAVAS, from the coding sequence ATGGACGAGACAGGTCCGGGCGAGGCGTCGCTCGGCACGACAATCGTGGGGATCGTCGCGAGCACCGACACGGTCGACTCCGGACCGACTCCAGACGGAGCCGCCAACGGCCCGGCCGCCGGCGACGCCGTCGTGCTCGCGTCCGACCGCCGCGCGAGCCTCGGGCGGATGGTGTCGAGCAAGGACGTCGAGAAGGTGCACCCGATCGGCGACGCGGCGGCGCTGGCGTTCACCGGCTCGGTGTCGGGCGCGCAGGCGCTCGTCGCGGACCTGGACGCCGAGCGCCGGCTGTACGAACTCCGGCGCGGCCGGCGGATGTCCGCGACCGCGCTCGCGGGCTACGCGGCGAGCGCGATGCGGCAGCAGCCGTACGGCGTCCAGCACCTGCTCGGCGGCGTGGACGGCGACGGCGCCCACCTGTTCACGTTCGACGCCGGCGGCTCCGTGCTCGCCCAGCCGTTCGCGGCCGACGGCTCCGGCGGCCCGTTCGCCTACGGCACGCTCGAAGCCGGCTACGTGGCGGGGATGCGTGTCGACGAGGCGGAGCGGCTCGCGGCCCGCGCGGTCGCCGCCGCCAGCGAGCGCGACACCGCCTCCGGCAACGGTCTCCAGTTGGTGACCGTCACCGCCGACGGCGTCGACTCCCGCGTCTACGACGACCCCGCCGCGGTCGCGTCCTGA
- a CDS encoding 6-hydroxymethylpterin diphosphokinase MptE-like protein has translation MEFTDWEPIYGAILADFGYDRAADEAVRDRAAAHAAPFDLARLDSASDTVAVAGAGPSLEADAALAREADRVFAASTATDRLAALGVDADAMVTDLDKNPDTGLARTERGAVVVAHAHGDNGALVEEWLPRYDAANTLVTTQAAPVDAVANYGGFTDGDRAAFLADACGAERLVFPGWDFDDPDVDATKARKLGWAERLLRLLERRRGERFAVLDGRRDGIEPI, from the coding sequence ATGGAATTCACCGACTGGGAGCCGATCTACGGCGCGATCCTCGCCGACTTCGGCTACGATCGCGCCGCCGACGAGGCGGTCCGCGACCGCGCGGCCGCCCACGCAGCGCCGTTCGACCTCGCCCGGCTCGACTCCGCGAGCGACACCGTCGCCGTCGCCGGCGCGGGACCGTCGCTGGAGGCGGACGCCGCCCTCGCTCGCGAGGCCGACCGCGTGTTCGCCGCCTCGACGGCGACCGACCGCCTCGCCGCCCTCGGCGTCGACGCGGACGCGATGGTGACGGATCTGGACAAGAACCCCGACACCGGTCTCGCGCGCACCGAGCGCGGCGCCGTCGTCGTCGCCCACGCCCACGGCGACAACGGCGCCCTCGTCGAGGAGTGGCTCCCCCGCTACGACGCGGCGAACACGCTCGTCACCACCCAAGCGGCGCCGGTCGACGCCGTCGCCAACTACGGCGGCTTCACCGACGGCGACCGCGCCGCCTTCCTCGCGGACGCCTGCGGCGCCGAGCGCCTCGTGTTCCCCGGCTGGGACTTCGACGACCCGGACGTCGACGCCACGAAGGCGCGGAAACTCGGCTGGGCCGAGCGCCTCCTCCGTCTGCTCGAACGTCGCCGGGGCGAGCGATTCGCCGTTCTCGACGGCCGGCGCGACGGGATCGAACCGATCTGA
- a CDS encoding dihydropteroate synthase encodes MRTVDAAGLPIGDDHPPRIMGVLNVSKESPYDPSVYDDPGEAAAYVDEELIGEGADIVDVGLESANKRFEVLTAEQELERLDTAVETIDSVSGDAVFSIETRYHEVAEAALDRGFDMVNDICGFADPEMPRVCEEHDAAVAKMASPPDLERPGAVEEVDDIYEALSLNGFTDKTIVDPAFGGWSEAKTLDHDRETFHRLREFRGYARPILVSINRKNFLRSIADRDTEGALPVSLAATSMAVERGAHVVRTHDVAETRDAALVGKAFARERVRRGGDVAVEELDVTTAGDARRHVDRVGGDPAVAEAAVTRVFEFDGLDPEELGALRAATAESGALCVANEGADAALLVGTPRSLVAAADAASGVTEALDAALASVDRPTE; translated from the coding sequence ATGCGAACTGTCGACGCCGCGGGGCTCCCGATCGGGGACGACCACCCGCCCCGGATCATGGGCGTGTTGAACGTCTCGAAAGAGTCCCCGTACGACCCGAGCGTGTACGACGACCCGGGCGAGGCGGCCGCCTACGTCGACGAGGAGCTGATCGGCGAGGGGGCCGACATCGTCGACGTCGGACTGGAGTCGGCGAACAAAAGGTTCGAGGTGCTCACCGCCGAACAGGAACTGGAACGCCTCGACACCGCCGTCGAGACGATCGACAGCGTCTCCGGCGACGCCGTCTTCTCCATCGAGACGCGCTACCACGAGGTCGCCGAGGCGGCGCTCGACCGCGGCTTCGACATGGTGAACGACATCTGCGGCTTCGCCGACCCCGAGATGCCGCGCGTCTGTGAGGAACACGACGCGGCGGTCGCGAAGATGGCGTCGCCGCCGGACCTCGAACGCCCCGGCGCCGTCGAGGAGGTCGACGACATCTACGAGGCGTTGTCGCTCAACGGCTTCACGGACAAGACCATCGTCGACCCCGCCTTCGGCGGCTGGTCGGAGGCGAAGACGCTCGACCACGACCGCGAGACGTTCCACCGCCTCCGGGAGTTCCGCGGCTACGCCCGGCCGATCCTCGTGTCCATCAACCGGAAGAACTTCCTCCGGAGCATCGCCGACCGCGACACCGAGGGCGCGCTGCCCGTCTCGCTGGCGGCCACGTCGATGGCCGTCGAGCGCGGCGCCCACGTCGTCCGGACACACGACGTGGCCGAGACGCGCGACGCCGCGCTGGTCGGGAAGGCGTTCGCCCGCGAGCGCGTCCGCCGCGGCGGCGACGTCGCCGTCGAGGAGTTGGACGTGACCACCGCCGGCGACGCCCGCCGCCACGTCGACCGCGTCGGGGGCGACCCCGCCGTCGCCGAGGCGGCGGTGACCCGCGTCTTCGAGTTCGACGGACTCGACCCCGAGGAACTGGGCGCGCTGCGGGCGGCGACCGCCGAGTCGGGGGCGCTGTGTGTCGCGAACGAGGGCGCGGACGCGGCGCTGCTGGTCGGCACGCCCCGGTCGCTCGTCGCGGCCGCAGACGCCGCCAGCGGCGTCACCGAGGCCTTGGACGCCGCTTTAGCGTCGGTCGACCGTCCGACAGAGTAA